In Chloroflexota bacterium, a single window of DNA contains:
- a CDS encoding recombinase family protein encodes MTRQPEDRPVALYARVSSDRQDVDLSVAAQLRALRTHAAQHGYVVAREYVDEAESGRVADRPQFRRMLEAASRPNAPFQEILVWKFSRFTRKREHAVAFKSMLRRKGIRVISITEPADDSPTGKLMEAIIESVDEFYSENLAQEVIRGMREAASRGFWVASRVPYGYDKIPVPDGAKKRPKLQPNAATSPVVRRIFAMTESGRSVLDITKTLNAEGIANPTGRLWSKTGVHNILRNEAYTGTLVWGTNAKDHAEPVRVEQAFPAIISTTQFRRVNRTLRARAPRRTHPRRVSSSYLLSGLVKCQRCDRALSGQDSKSGRFAYYVCQSLMKRGRGACDAPRLNARRFEAMVVGEIREHILTERNIRELVRLVDEEMDGVAREQRQRLTTIDAELVDVKRRLDRLYDLAETTDLDIDDFKPRIRSHRDRQAKLEATAAEGRAMLAERRVVLDDVETITAYAQDLSSILNESELTERRAFIQSFVKEIIVRPGNALLRYTIPMAEASPIRGARAEEVALHGPVLSTVKSGGVIGTRILDVRVDQDVDVRQQHSRSGAPGAVLILIVTGVKRAWPIEIHAATRSTAANGHELKRRRGGWFAALERIVQGLRDEGAHAQAPRGGFPAYASGQLVVERNGGSHYAEHTIFASVHNHRADGSRRHWVRRGVPCPSLGSPHRNPIPPGERGPDLRSRLHGRDYTRAP; translated from the coding sequence ATGACGCGACAACCTGAAGACCGACCGGTGGCCCTGTACGCGCGAGTCTCTAGCGACCGCCAGGACGTAGACCTATCCGTGGCCGCCCAGCTGCGGGCGCTGCGCACCCATGCCGCGCAGCACGGCTACGTCGTCGCCCGCGAGTACGTGGACGAGGCGGAGAGCGGCCGCGTTGCTGACCGTCCCCAGTTTCGCCGGATGTTGGAGGCCGCCAGCCGGCCCAACGCGCCCTTCCAAGAGATCCTGGTCTGGAAGTTCTCCCGCTTCACCCGCAAACGGGAGCATGCCGTGGCCTTCAAATCCATGCTGCGACGCAAGGGCATCCGGGTGATCTCCATTACCGAGCCCGCCGACGACTCCCCGACCGGCAAACTGATGGAAGCCATCATCGAAAGCGTGGACGAGTTCTATAGCGAGAACCTGGCGCAGGAGGTCATCCGCGGCATGCGCGAGGCTGCGTCCCGCGGCTTCTGGGTGGCCAGCCGGGTGCCCTATGGCTACGACAAGATCCCGGTACCGGATGGGGCCAAGAAGCGCCCGAAGCTGCAACCCAATGCGGCAACGTCTCCGGTGGTCCGGCGCATCTTCGCCATGACGGAGTCGGGCCGAAGCGTGCTCGACATCACCAAGACCCTCAACGCCGAGGGCATCGCCAACCCCACCGGCCGGCTCTGGTCCAAGACCGGCGTCCACAACATCCTTCGCAACGAGGCGTACACCGGCACGCTGGTCTGGGGCACGAATGCGAAGGACCATGCCGAGCCCGTGCGGGTGGAGCAGGCATTCCCCGCCATCATCTCCACGACCCAGTTCCGCCGGGTGAATCGGACGCTGCGCGCACGGGCGCCCAGGAGGACGCACCCCCGCCGGGTGAGCAGCTCCTATCTGCTCAGCGGCTTGGTCAAGTGCCAGCGCTGCGACCGCGCCCTCTCCGGCCAAGACTCCAAGAGCGGTCGGTTTGCCTACTACGTCTGCCAGTCGTTGATGAAGCGCGGCCGCGGGGCCTGCGACGCCCCCAGGCTCAACGCCCGGCGTTTCGAGGCGATGGTCGTGGGAGAGATTCGGGAGCACATCCTGACCGAGCGCAACATCAGGGAGTTGGTACGGCTGGTGGACGAGGAGATGGACGGGGTGGCTCGGGAGCAGCGCCAGCGGCTGACGACCATCGACGCGGAGCTCGTGGACGTGAAGCGCCGGCTGGACCGGCTCTATGACCTGGCGGAAACCACCGACTTGGACATCGACGACTTCAAGCCCCGCATCAGGAGCCACCGAGATCGGCAGGCGAAGCTGGAGGCGACGGCGGCAGAGGGCCGGGCCATGCTCGCAGAGCGGCGCGTCGTCCTGGACGACGTGGAGACCATCACCGCCTACGCCCAGGACCTGAGCTCGATCCTGAACGAGAGCGAGCTGACTGAGCGGCGTGCCTTCATCCAGAGCTTCGTCAAGGAGATCATCGTGAGGCCGGGCAATGCTCTCCTTCGATACACCATCCCGATGGCGGAAGCTAGCCCCATACGAGGCGCGAGAGCTGAGGAAGTCGCACTCCACGGCCCGGTACTGTCTACCGTCAAGTCTGGTGGGGTGATCGGGACTCGAATCCTCGACGTGCGCGTAGATCAGGACGTTGACGTCCGGCAGCAGCATTCGCGGTCAGGCGCCCCGGGGGCTGTACTGATCTTGATCGTCACGGGCGTCAAGCGAGCGTGGCCGATCGAGATTCACGCCGCGACGCGGTCGACTGCCGCGAACGGTCACGAGTTGAAACGGCGGCGCGGGGGTTGGTTCGCGGCGCTTGAGCGCATCGTCCAGGGTCTGCGCGATGAAGGCGCTCACGCTCAAGCCCCGCGCGGCGGCTTCCCGGCCTACGCGTCGGGCCAGTTGGTCGTCGAGCGAAATGGTGGTTCGCATTATGCAGAGCATACTATTTTCGCATCAGTGCATAATCACAGGGCTGATGGCTCACGTCGCCATTGGGTGCGGCGTGGCGTCCCATGCCCGAGCCTGGGATCCCCTCACCGCAACCCTATCCCTCCAGGGGAGAGGGGGCCGGACCTGCGCTCCAGGCTCCATGGAAGGGACTACACAAGGGCCCCTTAG
- a CDS encoding VTT domain-containing protein, with product MTAEDTNPASPPAGAGAATPAESTPRLPSRRLLWLQIVLLVVAMGGSIAAIPFAGEIRAVGVAGFLLLFILSVQSGALFMLPGFGFASIGAFTIVFGDPWLPALVGTTGQVIGEMVSYLLGATGSPWIRRQRAYQRVEDWIKRWGLLVVFVIAATPNPVFDIAGAVAGAAGLGWKRFFVASWAGRLIKNVLIAFLALGGAALFERWLS from the coding sequence ATGACGGCTGAGGATACGAACCCCGCCTCGCCGCCGGCGGGCGCCGGGGCGGCGACTCCCGCCGAATCCACGCCCCGCCTGCCCAGCCGGCGGTTGCTGTGGCTGCAAATCGTGCTGCTGGTCGTCGCCATGGGGGGCAGCATCGCCGCCATCCCGTTCGCCGGCGAAATCCGCGCGGTCGGGGTGGCCGGATTCCTCCTGCTGTTCATCCTGTCGGTGCAATCCGGGGCGCTGTTCATGCTTCCTGGATTCGGATTCGCCAGCATCGGCGCCTTCACCATTGTGTTCGGCGACCCGTGGCTGCCGGCGCTGGTGGGAACCACGGGTCAGGTCATCGGCGAGATGGTGTCGTATCTCCTGGGAGCCACGGGATCGCCCTGGATCAGGCGACAACGGGCCTACCAGCGGGTCGAGGATTGGATCAAGCGTTGGGGCCTGCTGGTGGTATTCGTCATCGCCGCCACGCCGAACCCGGTGTTCGACATCGCGGGCGCGGTAGCCGGCGCCGCCGGCCTCGGCTGGAAGCGCTTCTTCGTCGCTTCATGGGCGGGACGCCTCATCAAGAACGTCCTCATCGCTTTCCTCGCCCTCGGCGGCGCGGCCCTCTTCGAGCGGTGGTTGAGCTAG
- the mutM gene encoding bifunctional DNA-formamidopyrimidine glycosylase/DNA-(apurinic or apyrimidinic site) lyase, producing MPELPEVETIRRDLAATIVGRRVMRAEVRDASLVHAPSVEGFGRGLRGKAVQLIDRRGKYLLLHLEEGALVLHLMMSGRIFLRPADDPVGHTRLVVAFDEGPALHFVDMRRFGRAWLLPPPGIEALLADLGPEPLERGFDGRTLQAAVRNRRRAIKPTLLDQRIVAGVGNIYADEALWLARIHPDTPAGSLSRRRLNNLAQAIVTTLQAGIEHGGTSFRTHVGSRGERGRYQERLNVFQRTGEPCPRCGRAIERLVIGQRGTHICPRCQRLRG from the coding sequence ATGCCCGAGTTGCCTGAAGTCGAGACGATTCGACGTGATCTTGCCGCCACCATCGTGGGTCGCCGCGTGATGCGGGCGGAGGTTCGCGACGCAAGCCTAGTCCACGCGCCGTCGGTCGAGGGCTTCGGCCGCGGCCTTCGCGGGAAAGCCGTGCAACTGATCGACCGCCGCGGGAAGTACCTGCTGCTGCACCTGGAAGAGGGCGCGTTGGTGCTGCACCTGATGATGAGCGGTCGCATCTTCTTGCGGCCGGCGGACGATCCGGTGGGTCATACGCGACTGGTGGTTGCGTTCGACGAGGGGCCGGCGCTGCATTTCGTGGACATGCGGCGCTTCGGCAGGGCCTGGCTGCTGCCGCCGCCGGGCATCGAGGCGCTGTTGGCCGATCTGGGACCGGAGCCGCTCGAACGGGGATTCGACGGGCGCACGCTGCAGGCCGCGGTGCGCAATCGTCGTCGGGCCATCAAGCCCACGCTGCTGGATCAGCGGATCGTGGCCGGCGTGGGGAACATTTACGCGGACGAGGCGCTGTGGCTGGCGCGCATCCACCCGGACACGCCGGCGGGGTCGCTGAGCCGCCGCCGCCTGAACAACCTGGCGCAGGCGATCGTGACCACGCTGCAGGCGGGCATCGAGCACGGCGGCACCAGCTTTCGCACGCACGTTGGGAGCCGCGGCGAGCGCGGCCGGTACCAGGAGCGGCTGAACGTCTTTCAGCGCACCGGCGAGCCCTGTCCACGCTGCGGCCGCGCCATAGAGCGGCTGGTGATCGGGCAGCGGGGGACGCACATTTGCCCCCGGTGCCAGCGCCTGCGGGGTTAG
- a CDS encoding NFACT RNA binding domain-containing protein, with protein sequence MNFDVLTLAAVRREIEERAVGGRIQRVVSPEPNQIGLEIYAKRRANHLLIQAGPVSSRVHFVRGRLHAGKAPASPLLLLLRKWVRGGRLVAATQLPLERVLELHVRARPDPNGPVSEHRLIVEIIGRQANVMLVDDQGLIRDALRRVPGDGARRRIMPRAPYEPPARLSLPAPSVASPADVSARTAPGVPAWRALLQAVAGVSPTLAREALARANVDPTTPSLDVAAWPDVLGALRKIVADLDAGATQPCLVPIDGGWQAFAAYPLTHLDRRCQPAGSMSEALETFYEADEPAASVDTVKSRVVEPLDAAIARVERRIASLRTAAPTGAEISAARAAGSALLEHAHLIPPGTAHFEVNGRQLELDPAKSVGVNAQTYFARYRDLKRAARLVPRRLRRAELELAYLRQAADDLRRSDSPAVSRQIEALLAEAGHLRRPRRRRRDQPAAPRERRIRGHRVLAGRTADENHRLTFKESAPDDLWFHARNMPGAHVLLRDPGDDPAPELVHAVARLAAHLSAGHAATAVDVDVTRRRHVRAIRRAGPGQVTYRRHRTLRVAPLADDG encoded by the coding sequence ATGAACTTCGACGTCCTCACACTGGCGGCGGTGCGGCGGGAAATCGAGGAACGGGCCGTCGGCGGGCGCATCCAGCGCGTCGTGTCGCCCGAGCCCAACCAGATCGGGCTTGAGATCTACGCCAAGCGCCGCGCCAATCACCTGCTGATCCAGGCCGGCCCGGTGAGTTCGCGGGTGCACTTCGTCCGCGGCCGCCTCCATGCCGGCAAGGCTCCGGCGAGTCCGTTGCTGCTGCTGCTGCGCAAGTGGGTGCGCGGCGGCCGTCTGGTCGCGGCGACGCAACTGCCCCTCGAACGAGTCTTGGAATTGCATGTGCGCGCGCGCCCCGATCCGAACGGGCCCGTGTCTGAGCACCGTCTGATCGTGGAGATCATCGGCCGTCAGGCCAACGTCATGCTGGTGGACGACCAAGGGCTGATCCGCGATGCGCTGCGGCGGGTCCCGGGCGACGGCGCGCGACGCCGCATCATGCCGCGGGCGCCGTATGAGCCACCCGCCCGACTGTCCCTGCCCGCCCCAAGCGTGGCCTCGCCCGCCGACGTGTCGGCGCGGACGGCTCCCGGCGTGCCGGCCTGGCGCGCCCTGCTGCAGGCCGTCGCGGGCGTGAGCCCCACGCTCGCTCGCGAGGCACTGGCGCGCGCGAATGTCGACCCCACAACGCCAAGTCTCGACGTTGCCGCGTGGCCCGACGTGCTCGGGGCGCTGCGCAAAATCGTTGCGGACCTCGATGCCGGCGCGACGCAGCCCTGCCTGGTGCCGATCGACGGCGGCTGGCAGGCCTTCGCCGCCTACCCGCTCACCCACCTGGACCGCCGCTGCCAACCGGCGGGTTCGATGAGCGAGGCGCTGGAGACCTTCTACGAGGCCGACGAGCCGGCGGCGTCCGTCGACACGGTGAAGTCGCGCGTGGTGGAGCCGCTCGATGCGGCCATTGCCCGCGTCGAGCGTCGGATCGCGTCGCTGCGCACGGCGGCCCCGACGGGCGCTGAGATCAGCGCCGCGCGAGCCGCCGGTTCGGCCCTGCTGGAGCACGCTCACCTGATTCCGCCCGGCACCGCGCACTTCGAGGTGAATGGACGGCAGCTCGAACTCGACCCGGCCAAATCGGTTGGCGTCAACGCCCAAACCTACTTCGCGCGCTATCGGGACTTGAAGCGCGCCGCGCGTTTGGTTCCGCGCAGGCTCCGACGGGCGGAGTTGGAGCTGGCCTATCTGCGGCAAGCGGCGGACGACCTGCGGCGCTCGGATTCACCGGCCGTATCGCGTCAGATCGAAGCCCTCCTGGCCGAGGCGGGCCACCTGCGCCGGCCGCGCCGCAGGCGGAGGGACCAACCGGCGGCGCCGAGAGAACGCCGCATCCGCGGACATCGTGTGCTGGCCGGCCGCACCGCGGACGAAAACCACCGCCTCACGTTCAAGGAATCCGCCCCCGACGACTTGTGGTTTCACGCCCGCAACATGCCGGGGGCGCACGTCCTGCTGCGCGATCCGGGCGACGACCCGGCGCCCGAGTTGGTGCACGCCGTGGCCCGCCTGGCCGCGCACCTGAGCGCCGGCCACGCTGCGACCGCCGTCGACGTGGATGTCACCCGCCGCCGCCACGTGCGCGCCATTCGCCGGGCCGGACCGGGTCAGGTCACCTACCGCCGCCACCGCACCCTCCGCGTCGCCCCGCTCGCGGACGACGGCTAA
- a CDS encoding PfkB family carbohydrate kinase, with amino-acid sequence MTHTSVVSTPSPTYLTVGHVTRDLHPTRWEFGGTAYYSSLAAQRLGMRVTALTRAAAADAHALASTRSGIRWIARAASATTAMRNTYGLRGRTQHAPEVAAPFDVADLKDLPHEFSVVHLAPVVAEIGPELLGHLPRADVTGLTAQGLLRRVAPNGAVHGRDWTDAVEFLDAIDVLVLSSEDIAFDPTSGIERLRRAAVGVLTRGPLPVQVFADGGSSEIPVRQVADASPTGAGDVFAAALFVGLQRSGRLGEAVQTAARVATGWVERRWEALPPTPPDPEIPAPDQR; translated from the coding sequence GTGACTCACACTTCCGTGGTCAGCACACCGAGCCCGACCTACCTGACGGTCGGACACGTCACCCGCGATCTCCACCCGACGCGCTGGGAGTTCGGGGGGACGGCGTACTACAGCAGCCTCGCGGCGCAGCGCCTCGGAATGCGCGTCACGGCGCTCACACGGGCCGCCGCGGCGGACGCGCACGCGCTGGCCTCGACGCGCTCCGGCATTCGGTGGATCGCTCGCGCCGCTTCGGCGACGACCGCGATGCGCAACACCTATGGATTGCGAGGCCGAACCCAGCACGCGCCAGAAGTCGCCGCGCCCTTTGATGTCGCCGACCTGAAGGATCTGCCGCATGAGTTTTCGGTCGTGCACCTGGCGCCCGTTGTCGCGGAGATCGGCCCCGAACTGCTCGGCCACCTGCCGCGCGCCGATGTCACGGGCCTCACGGCGCAGGGCTTGCTCCGCCGCGTGGCCCCAAATGGCGCCGTGCACGGCCGAGACTGGACTGACGCCGTCGAATTCCTCGACGCCATTGACGTGCTCGTGCTGAGCAGCGAAGACATCGCATTCGACCCAACGTCCGGGATCGAACGTCTCCGGCGGGCCGCGGTCGGCGTGCTCACCCGGGGTCCGCTGCCGGTTCAGGTCTTCGCCGACGGCGGCTCTTCGGAGATACCCGTCCGCCAGGTCGCCGACGCCAGTCCAACCGGCGCCGGCGACGTGTTTGCGGCGGCGCTGTTCGTCGGCCTGCAGCGCTCGGGCAGGCTCGGGGAGGCCGTGCAGACCGCCGCCAGGGTTGCCACGGGCTGGGTCGAGCGCCGGTGGGAGGCCTTGCCTCCGACCCCGCCCGACCCGGAGATCCCGGCCCCCGACCAGCGATGA
- a CDS encoding Jag N-terminal domain-containing protein, whose product MADHSTDSPDAPESVEATGVSVEDALRQALRQLDATIDDVDVEILSSGGSRLLRRDAEARVRVVRRERPFSATIDETEHEPPAEPEPPAEPEPEPPARAAEPSEAQVEPSPPAPPAPEPVQEPVAEQPAPRARPSRSLVESGEELQDIVEDLLVGMLDRMGFIAEIELVDEDPLAYNVVGDDDFSKLIGRHGSTLRSFGYLINLMAGRQLGQPCRVLIDVNSYRARRADHLRELAETLADEVTETQEPVTLESMPANERRLIHVALADDENVRTYSIGEGDERRVVISPKA is encoded by the coding sequence GTGGCTGACCATTCAACCGACTCTCCCGACGCTCCCGAGAGCGTGGAGGCCACCGGCGTCTCCGTCGAGGACGCGCTGCGCCAGGCCCTGCGGCAGCTCGATGCCACCATCGACGACGTTGACGTCGAGATTCTTTCCAGCGGCGGCTCGCGCCTGCTGCGTCGCGACGCCGAAGCCCGCGTGCGCGTGGTGCGCCGCGAACGGCCCTTTTCGGCCACCATCGACGAGACGGAGCACGAGCCCCCGGCCGAGCCCGAGCCCCCGGCCGAGCCCGAGCCGGAGCCCCCGGCACGCGCCGCCGAGCCATCCGAGGCGCAGGTGGAACCTTCTCCGCCTGCTCCGCCGGCGCCCGAACCCGTCCAGGAGCCCGTCGCGGAGCAACCCGCGCCCCGCGCCCGCCCGTCTCGCTCGCTGGTTGAGAGCGGCGAAGAGCTGCAGGACATCGTCGAAGACCTGCTGGTCGGCATGCTCGATCGCATGGGGTTCATCGCCGAGATCGAGCTCGTCGATGAGGACCCGCTGGCATACAACGTCGTCGGCGACGACGATTTCTCCAAGCTGATCGGCCGCCATGGGTCCACGCTGCGGTCGTTTGGCTACCTCATCAACCTCATGGCCGGACGGCAGCTGGGCCAGCCGTGCCGCGTGCTCATCGACGTCAACAGCTATCGGGCGCGCCGCGCGGATCACCTGCGCGAGCTGGCCGAGACCCTCGCCGATGAGGTCACCGAGACCCAAGAGCCCGTCACGCTGGAATCCATGCCCGCCAACGAGCGCCGGCTGATTCACGTGGCCCTGGCCGACGACGAAAACGTCCGCACCTACAGCATCGGCGAGGGCGACGAACGCCGGGTCGTGATCAGCCCGAAGGCTTAG
- the yidC gene encoding membrane protein insertase YidC: MELFSSIGETWQTWAVNPLSEVLNLIRDGVGSYAIAIILFTIAIRTLMIPLTVKQIRSQRRMQVLQPEMAEIRRKFRNDRQAQSQATMKLYKEQGVSPLSGCLPIFVQLPILLALYGGILTLSGQGLLNEQFLWFNLAREDSTIPVLGESSPTAPTDVHLATTFPITPLESQVAAEFAGQNANFRFTIDTVDPANSAAAVTSGRASAAFVEERQALADYPPGTTEARLVQAAAFVVERDRPLTRLTKIEAAQILRGEITDWSQLGLPAGPINVFGLGNDVGTRNLLSEMLLDGEPIPPRIIQLRATVEDYIAELIADPGSLGISGPVVHDNVRMVNVEAEGADRAFSANVAALRDENYFLARDAYVYWAPGESDGEKFVQKWWDSRQGQTAAGNAGFTRIPIQQDVFGTGGFYISLLALLAGAFQFVQARMMASKTAEGQQATVNRVMQFMPIIVVIFAWSFQAGLVLYWVISSIIAIVQQYFTTGTGALIPAHWPIARDMTARPDAPTPAKTLEDTATSEAASQRSGEGVATTPRRRRRRRRRSG, encoded by the coding sequence ATGGAACTCTTCTCAAGCATCGGCGAAACCTGGCAGACGTGGGCCGTCAACCCACTCAGCGAGGTTCTCAATCTCATCCGCGACGGGGTCGGCAGCTACGCCATCGCGATCATCCTGTTCACGATCGCGATTCGGACGCTGATGATCCCGCTCACGGTGAAGCAGATCCGCTCACAACGGCGCATGCAGGTCCTGCAGCCCGAAATGGCGGAGATCCGCCGCAAGTTCAGGAACGACCGGCAGGCGCAGTCGCAAGCCACCATGAAGCTCTACAAGGAGCAGGGCGTCAGCCCGCTCTCGGGTTGCCTGCCCATCTTCGTGCAGCTGCCGATCCTGCTGGCGCTCTACGGGGGCATTCTCACGCTGAGCGGCCAGGGGCTGCTCAACGAGCAATTCCTCTGGTTCAACCTGGCGCGCGAGGATTCCACGATCCCGGTTCTTGGCGAATCCAGTCCCACGGCCCCCACCGACGTGCACCTGGCGACGACGTTTCCGATCACGCCGCTGGAGTCGCAGGTCGCGGCGGAATTTGCCGGCCAAAACGCCAATTTCCGCTTCACCATCGATACCGTCGACCCCGCCAATTCGGCGGCCGCGGTCACCAGTGGACGCGCGAGCGCGGCGTTTGTCGAAGAGCGACAGGCGCTCGCCGACTATCCGCCGGGCACCACGGAAGCTCGGCTCGTGCAGGCGGCCGCGTTCGTGGTGGAGCGCGATCGGCCGCTCACGCGGCTCACCAAGATCGAAGCCGCCCAGATTCTGCGAGGCGAGATCACCGATTGGTCGCAGCTCGGCCTGCCCGCCGGCCCAATCAATGTCTTTGGCCTCGGAAACGATGTTGGAACCCGAAACCTGCTCTCGGAGATGCTCCTCGACGGCGAGCCCATCCCGCCGCGGATCATCCAGCTGCGGGCGACGGTCGAAGACTACATCGCGGAACTTATCGCCGATCCCGGATCGCTCGGCATCTCCGGGCCGGTCGTGCATGACAACGTGCGCATGGTCAACGTCGAGGCCGAAGGCGCCGACCGCGCGTTTTCCGCGAACGTGGCGGCGCTGCGTGACGAGAACTACTTCCTCGCCCGCGACGCCTACGTCTACTGGGCGCCAGGTGAATCCGACGGCGAGAAGTTCGTGCAGAAGTGGTGGGACAGCCGACAGGGGCAGACCGCCGCCGGCAACGCCGGATTCACGCGCATCCCCATCCAGCAAGACGTGTTCGGCACGGGAGGGTTCTATATCTCGCTGCTGGCGCTGCTGGCTGGCGCCTTCCAGTTCGTGCAGGCCCGGATGATGGCCTCGAAGACCGCCGAGGGACAGCAGGCGACGGTGAATCGGGTGATGCAATTCATGCCCATCATCGTGGTCATCTTCGCCTGGTCATTCCAGGCGGGCTTGGTGCTCTATTGGGTGATTTCCAGCATCATTGCCATCGTGCAGCAGTACTTCACCACCGGAACCGGCGCGCTGATTCCCGCGCACTGGCCCATCGCCCGCGACATGACGGCCCGCCCGGACGCCCCGACCCCGGCCAAGACATTGGAAGACACAGCAACCAGCGAAGCCGCGAGCCAACGCTCTGGTGAGGGCGTGGCGACGACCCCGCGGCGGCGGCGACGCCGAAGGAGGCGCAGTGGCTGA
- the yidD gene encoding membrane protein insertion efficiency factor YidD — protein MKRTVLVVIRGYQRWLSGGLGAHCIYEPTCSEFAAVAVERYGVVRGLWLALRRIARCHPFAAGGFDPVP, from the coding sequence GTGAAACGTACGGTGCTCGTGGTGATTCGCGGCTACCAGCGGTGGCTGTCCGGCGGACTTGGCGCGCACTGCATCTACGAGCCGACGTGTTCCGAATTCGCCGCCGTCGCCGTCGAGCGCTACGGCGTGGTTCGGGGGCTCTGGCTCGCGCTGCGACGCATCGCGCGGTGCCATCCCTTCGCCGCCGGCGGCTTCGACCCGGTGCCGTAG
- the rnpA gene encoding ribonuclease P protein component produces MSKRHRLRSAADISRVRRRGTRVACPYFVLFVAPGGAETTRLAITAPRRLGTAVVRNRMRRRLRAAFRPHLATPQPIVDMVAQARRPVADAPWGCLTGAVAQSLAQARAAHVPSLA; encoded by the coding sequence GTGAGCAAACGCCATCGGCTGCGAAGCGCCGCCGACATCTCGCGCGTGCGGCGCCGCGGAACGCGCGTGGCCTGCCCCTACTTCGTGCTGTTTGTCGCGCCCGGCGGCGCGGAGACGACCCGCCTGGCCATCACGGCGCCGCGCCGGCTCGGCACCGCGGTCGTCCGGAACCGCATGCGTCGCCGCTTGCGGGCGGCGTTTCGGCCGCACCTGGCAACGCCGCAACCGATCGTCGACATGGTGGCGCAGGCGCGCCGACCCGTGGCTGACGCGCCATGGGGCTGCCTGACGGGGGCTGTGGCCCAATCCCTGGCACAGGCGCGCGCCGCACACGTCCCGAGTCTGGCGTGA
- the rpmH gene encoding 50S ribosomal protein L34 — MKRTYQPKVRKRKREHGFRARMSSRSGRAILRRRRRKGRKRLAV; from the coding sequence ATGAAACGCACGTACCAGCCCAAGGTTCGCAAACGCAAGCGTGAGCACGGCTTTCGTGCCCGCATGTCTAGCCGGTCCGGGCGCGCGATTCTTCGCCGCCGGCGGCGTAAGGGTCGCAAGCGGCTCGCGGTCTAG
- a CDS encoding citrate synthase (catalyzes the formation of citrate from acetyl-CoA and oxaloacetate) yields the protein MTSRSGGLEGVVAGTSAISSIDGLAGKLTYRGIDIFDLASDATFEEVAHLLWHDELPTQSQLDGLLNELSAAYALPPPVVDALRLVPQSTPPMDALRSGVSMLGAFDPDLGDNSLEANARKSVRLLAQVSAVVATFARLAAGNEPITSAEGPVADAFLQMYTGERPDETAARALDVLLVLQADHELNASTFAGRVIAATLSDMHSAVTGAIGALRGPLHGGANQGVMEMLIEIGSPDVAEDWVRERLARRELIMGFGHRVYKTADPRATILRGMSRELSRTSGHPEWFEISQVIERVMMDEKGIDSNVDFFSATVYAALGLPVNLFTPIFAMSRTSGWTAHVLEQLGDNRLIRPRAEYIGHTDRAYTPMAERG from the coding sequence ATGACCAGTCGCTCCGGTGGCCTCGAAGGGGTCGTGGCCGGTACCTCGGCGATCAGTTCGATCGACGGTCTGGCCGGCAAGCTCACCTATCGCGGGATCGATATCTTCGATCTGGCCAGTGACGCCACGTTTGAAGAAGTGGCGCACCTGCTTTGGCACGACGAGTTGCCGACGCAGAGCCAGCTCGACGGGCTGCTCAACGAGCTGTCCGCGGCCTATGCCCTGCCGCCGCCGGTCGTCGACGCCTTGCGCCTCGTCCCGCAGTCAACGCCGCCGATGGACGCCTTGCGCAGCGGAGTCTCCATGTTGGGCGCGTTTGATCCCGACCTTGGCGACAACTCCCTCGAGGCCAACGCTCGCAAGTCGGTGCGCCTTCTCGCGCAGGTGTCGGCCGTCGTGGCCACCTTCGCCCGGCTCGCGGCCGGCAATGAGCCGATCACCTCGGCGGAAGGCCCGGTCGCCGACGCGTTCCTCCAGATGTACACCGGGGAGCGCCCCGACGAAACCGCGGCCCGCGCCCTCGACGTGCTGCTGGTCTTGCAGGCCGACCACGAGCTCAACGCCAGCACCTTCGCCGGGCGGGTGATCGCCGCCACGCTTTCCGACATGCACTCGGCCGTGACCGGCGCCATCGGCGCGCTCCGAGGCCCCCTGCACGGCGGCGCCAACCAGGGCGTGATGGAGATGCTGATCGAAATAGGCTCGCCCGACGTGGCCGAGGACTGGGTGCGCGAGCGCCTGGCCCGCCGCGAGCTGATCATGGGCTTTGGGCACCGGGTCTACAAGACCGCCGACCCGCGCGCCACGATCCTTCGCGGCATGTCCCGGGAGCTCAGCCGCACCTCCGGCCACCCCGAGTGGTTCGAGATTTCCCAGGTGATCGAGCGCGTGATGATGGATGAGAAGGGCATCGACTCCAACGTGGACTTCTTCTCCGCCACGGTCTACGCCGCGCTGGGGCTGCCGGTGAATCTGTTCACGCCGATCTTCGCCATGAGCCGCACCAGCGGGTGGACCGCCCACGTGCTGGAACAGCTTGGCGACAACCGGCTGATTCGACCCCGCGCCGAGTACATCGGGCACACGGATCGGGCCTACACCCCCATGGCGGAGCGCGGCTAG